The sequence below is a genomic window from Microcebus murinus isolate Inina chromosome 4, M.murinus_Inina_mat1.0, whole genome shotgun sequence.
tcatttttaaagtcaGAGACAATCAAGAGTATCCCTCTCGACACTCTTATCATTGTACTGGAGATTCTAGGCAGTGCAGTTAAGgccagaaagagaaataaaggacgTTGTcgtcagaaaagaagaaataaaactatctttattggCAGATGACATGGATATGTAGAAAGCCCTATGGAATTTACAAAAGGACTTCTAGATAAGTGAGTTTAGAATATTTCCATGGTATGAGATAAATGTATAAAGTTATACCCCCTTTTTATAGTATAAAAAATGTGCATCACTGAAAGATGACTAGAAAAATGTTGCTCTCTATGAGTGATAGGTTCCTAAATTTTCTTTCCCCCCCCACCTGTCTTTTCTAActtctgtgtttattttgtgATAATGTCAGcaataaaaggtatttttttcagtaatataattttaagccctactatataaaagtaaatgtaaCTTAGTTTAATAATTTTAGGTAAAAATCACTATTCAGTTCCTTTGCATTGAAAATATATAGGGTTTTGCCCATACTCAGTTCATGGTTTTTTATTCTCACCTACTGTTTTATACATCAATCAACTATACCACCCTTCCCTGACCTCCAAATATAAGGCATTGTGAGGACCTGTGATGCTATTCATAATTCATTTTTCCCCCCACATATTTACAAGCATCTCCTGTGTATCAGGTACTGGAGAATGCCACAACAAAAACACCCTATGGCCTCAGAAGTCTACACTTCTCTCCATCCTCACTTCTTGCTGTTTTCTCCCTTAACTTATTGTATTCTGGCTGTACTAGGCTTCTTCCAATTCCTAGAATTTGGAAAGCCCATTTGCCCTCGTGACCTCATACATGCTGTTTTCTCTGTGAAGGGAACTTCCCACACTGCTCACCCCAACTCCATACTCTTTCTTTAGTTCTTAGCTTCAGTATCACTTCCTCAAAGAAGCTTTCCCTCACCTCCCCGATAGGGTTCTATATTTTGAGAGCACCTTATACTTTTCCTTCCCAGAATGTAATACTGTTGTATTTAATACTTTTTGTGTAATCTCTAGCTGGGGATATTGTTGTGTGGTACTATCATCAGAAGTATGTTCTTCTGCATTGTTTCGCAGAGGTGAGCCTCAGTTTATGTTGAACTATTAAGTGTTTTGGTTCATCTTATGGTAAAACAGCATGGCCTTTGGCTGGATTATCAGCACAATCTGTGGCCAGGATTAGATGGAGCAAAtctaattgttaaaaatataactgaaatgcAACTTTTGGAATTTCAGGTAACACAGGAAGAAGGACAGCAATTAGCCCGGCAGCTTAAGGTAACTTACATGGAGGCATCAGCAAAGATTAGGATGAATGTAGATCAAGCTTTCCATGAACTTGTCCGAGTTATAAGGTAAGGAAAACACATTCTACAAGCATGTTTTAATAAATTACCATTAAATGTTTTTAGtaagaaagaggaaattttataTAGGAGTAATTCCTTTCTAGGAGTAAATGCACATGGTATGTTCAAAATTTTAAGTAAGTACATATTCTAGGCACTTCCAGtatataaaatctaatttaattatGTTGAAGTAGAAAGCATGTATAGAGAGcttgaaagaataaatgtagtTCCAAAGGTCATGGTGGTATGAACATAGTAATGCCAGCAGCTAACATTTGAGTGGTAATCTCtgccagatactgtgctaaatgctttacttACATTTTTGCATTCAGTCCTCACCACAGACCGTTAAACTGAGTACTTTGTTTTATCCTCACTttgagatgagaaaacagaggtacagaggaagttaaataacttgttcaaggtttAGATCTCTTAAATGGCAGGACTGGGGCTTGAATTCAAATCTCTGATTTGGGAACCTGTGCTCTTAGCTTTGCTTCTTACCCAAGTTCTCTCAGGCTAAGAGTAAGCCAAGGAGTAGAGATCCAATAATCCTACAAGGTGTAAAGTATGACATCCCACACTACAAAGAATTTTTCTGTTAGGTGGCCTGGGGGGCCCCTGTGGTTTAGAAAGTGTTAATGGGTTCCAAGAAGCTTGAGGTGATGGTGAGGTCTGCTAGAGTTACTATATATGTTTGTGGGTGAGAAAGATCAAGTTACTTTAGTGGGTGGAGTTTGATTTGATTATTTTGAGTCTTGGTGGCTTGGCCCCTACTTCACCCTCTGCTCTCTAGATCTACTGGGACTCTCTGCTAGTTAGATAGTTTGACAGGAATGTGGAGTGGACTCTGTGTATTGTGTCTAAGGTTAATTGACACCTGAGCTATGGTCTTCTTGTACTTGTTAGCCATTGtgcaaaggagaaaaagtaaaggTTGTAAATTTTGGGGTTTTAGTAGTTTGTTAAAAATCCCAGTCTCATTattgtttaataggtacagagttctggagatagatagtggtgatggttgtccAACAATGTAAGCATACTTAATGCCACTAGATTGTACACTTGGAAGTGGGtaagatggaaaattttataaGTATTCCTCACCCCccattccatttccattttgGTATTAAACAACTGATGAAAGGGgcctttataaaataattactgctgcctttttgaaataatttgtccTTTGTTTTGATCCCTGGAATCTATCCTTATCTACCAGTCAATCAGGAGtgaggagggggtggaggaggttttttggctttttttaatGCCAGGTACTCTTAGGCATATTTAAATATCATAAGATCTTTAATCCTCatagaaaaactgaggctcagggaggtcaaCTAATTTGTCTAATACTGACTTTAATAAGTGGCAGAACAGGGATAAGACCTGCATACCTCATAAGGGTGCTTTACTCACTTGTACTGTAGTGATAGATGTTTATGCTTAAGCATACCTTAGAGTCATGGAATTTCAAATTGAGAAAGGAAGTTAGGTTGCTGAGTCTAGTATCTCATGTGATTCGGGATTCACTCATTAAAGCAACTTAGCTTTATGCTAATGCTTATGCTTATGCTTATGCTGATGTTGAAGTGTTTGTGCCCTTTTTTGAGGAGTTAGggacaaatatttgttttgatcCTTAGTTGAAATTTAACATTGAAATGCATATGCACTTAAATTAGACTAGCCCCCAAATAACTTGCATTTGTAATAGTAGATTACCAAGAAGgcaattatattttagatttttctgtcTTACAGGAAGTTTCAAGAGCAGGAATGTCCTCCTTCACCAGAACCAACGcggaaagaaaaagacaagaaaggcTGCCATTGTGTCATTTTCTAGACTCCCTCAAGTTTTAGCTACCAACTGCCAGGAAGAGCCCTCATCTTCTCTCCTTACAGTTTACATCATGTTGGTACCTTTCTAGCCTTAGACAAATGATCACCATATTAGCCTTAGACCAAGAAGCTGGCTAATTCTTTCCGTGAAGCTAATACAATGGTCATTTCCACACAGATTTAAAGGAAACACTAAGGCTGCTTCAAAGATTATCTGGTTCCTTTAAAACATATGtctatatacacagacacattctttttttaagtgcttacattttaatagagatgaaTCAGTTTTGGAACCTAAGCTGTTTGCCAAGCTGAAGCTACaggttgtgaaataatttttaacttccGGAATCATATTGCCTACTGTTACTCTAAATAGAAATATATGGagtgtttttaaatgtgaatttttgcctatctttaaaaatttcaatgtcAACTTTAGTTAACCTTAAATACACTGAATTGAATCTACAAAAGTGAGACATCTCAGACCTTTACTGATGCTACAGCTTTTGTTTTCCAGTGGCCAAAATACCAAAATGCCTATTGTATTTATGGATTAAAAACTGCTTATAAAAACCTTTGTTATTACTCCTACTCTTGAAGACGATAATATTCTTTGTGGCCAAATATTTGGACTCATCCTGGACTTAGGCATTTCAGtgtacttgatttttttaatttaaccctTTTCACAGCCATGCTAAGGGTGGAAATGAGAAATATCTGTCTGTCTTCCTTTTCAAGTATTTCTGGATAAGGGattcaaaataactaaaactgtttttgtttgatgtaatataaaatatggaGTTGATCTTTCCAGGGTCAGAGATGATTAATGTTTTTGCTATATacttttatacattattttcttatcaAACTAGTTAAcaagtatttttatatgtttgtaagCAAATATGCTTTCACAGCATACCTTGTGTATATGTAAAGATAAGTATTTAATTCTCACTGTTCACTTTtaactgacaaagaaaaaaaaagtggaaactaCAGAAACTGTGGTAGAACTTTTACTCGCTGGTCTGGTCCTGGTTGTACCCACCTTTGGCCAGTCATGTATCTATTCAAACCCTCCCAATAGAGTACAACAGGATGGACTCTGAAATCACTTTCAATATCCCTTACTAGATATTGACTGTTATATCAAGTATTAAGTGTAAAGCTTTTAATTGACAATTAGTATAACTGTGGATggcttctgattttgtttttaattctgtggaTTGTGTTTAAACAATTCAAAAGTATGTTCCTGATTTTGAGATACTAAGTGGTATTGCACAGTTGTCACTTTATTGAATGTGTACAACAGTCCCATGAAGTTTATAAAACATACCCTTGTATAGCTTCAGGTGCTAGAATTAAAATTGATCTGTTATCACAAGATGATGCTCAGTTACTCATTTTGTTTTAGTGGTTTCTGGAGGgaacaaatatttgagaaaacttTTTTAGTAGCTCTATGCCTTTTCTTAACAGTGCCTTAGGGTTTGAATCTGAAAGTCCCCATTGATCATTCAGCAGGTCAAGTTGATGTGAAACAGTTTGGTATTCTTAATGATATCTTGAATGTTTCCATGAGTCAgcatttcttaaactttttctaTGAAACGCTCTTAGCAGAGAACCCTAACTATAGGAAAGGTGAAtagctaccccaccccaccccacgatGAAGCCTAAAACAGCTGAAGCAAAGCACACAATACCTTTATTTGAAAGCTAAtacaaattatagaattttacatTATACTTCataatatgattacatttatgtAGAAATATCTTTCCTTTCGGGTCTTCTAGTAAAAGTACTGCTCAGGAGTCTACCACATTTATCCGGTGGCTTTTGATATCATAGCATTGCCACATATCCTTGGTGGTACTTACAGTTGGGATAGTTTTTGACATGGGTAACTCCAGATAACAAGATGTTGCTTACATAATAACCAGATTTAATGGAAAACCCTTCAAATTTTATCTTATCTCAATTTACTTTTCATGCTTcgcttttgattatttttgttgctacatCTTCAAGTTCTGTAACCTTTTCTTTTGCAGTTGTTGAATCTGCTATTAATCTTACCCAATGAGTTTTTATTTCAGACCTTTggttttttcccctcaaagttttatttggattttttttctttttttttgtatattctatttACCTCCTCATTAGGTTAATATATTCCTCTTAACCAGACCTTCTCAAGTGGGTGCCCAAAGAATTGAGTCCTAATGCCTTATTTATTGTGTGTTGTGATTAACTTCTCACCTATGCATTTAGAATGGTACTAACTGTGTACCATCTTggggaaaatttagaaaatgatcaCCCAACTTTCCATGGGACTCAGTTCTCTCACAGCACCCTGTTGAGAAAGGCTGCtttgaatagtgtacattgttaTAACAGCTGTTTTAATGTCTTGGCAGAAccctttatctttgatttttgtatttatttttactgactaaattttatttagttatggatcacattttcttgatttttcatatGTCAAGTAAATTTTGGTTAGATAATGACATTGTATATTTTATGTTGTTGGGTGTCTAAATTTTGTTGTCGTCATATGAAGAATTCTGGGCTTTGTTGTGGTAGTCAGTTAATTTACTTAACTGCATCTCAGTTTGATCCTTTCAGGTCTTCTTTTAAGCTTAATGCAATCTCAAGTAGCCTTTTTCCGGGATAGTTTACCTCTACTACTAAAGAATGGCCCTTTTGGGGTCTCTAACTGAATGCCCTGCATAATTAATAAGGACTTTCCAAATTTGGCTTGTGGGAACTCGGTCAATTCCCAGTTCCATGTGAGCTATGGGGAACCATCGTTTTCACAGTTCCTAGGTCATTCTTTGCCCAGCCTCCTAGAGTTTCactctatatatatgtatcttaatATTCAGGAAAGACTAATTGACCTATGCATGTTTTTGGAGCTCTTTTTCTATGTAGCTCTCTCTCCCTTCCAGAACTTTGTCATGAAACTTCCAGCTGTTTCAAACTTTCTGATCTCTAATGTCTGTCTTTTCATCTCAGGGAAACATTCATGCCCTGCTTGCAATCTGCCATCCCCTGTACAGTCTGGAATGTGTCTCTAGGTAGAAAGCCAGGGCAGTCTTAAAGCTTACCTTATTTGTTTCCCTTTGTGCTGTCTCCAGTGTACAATGTCTGAAAAAAgtttcatgtattaatatttagtcCTGTTCTTTAATTGCCTGAAGTAGGAGGGTAAATCCTGGTTCCTGTTACTCCTTTATGATTGGAAGTTGAAGACTCTCCCATTTGATTTCTATCATACAATCAGGTAACTTGTAGCTATTTAAATCTCTGACTTGAAAACTTTTCTCACAAATAATAACCAATCTCAGGGCATGAATAGTCCTCGCCTTTCTGGCCATTTATTCTCTATAGCtgagggttggcaaactttttctgtaaaaggccatataggctttgcaggccatatggtctctgtcccaACTCCTCAACTTTCCCATTATAGCAGTGAAGCAGCCATAAATAATGTGTATATGAATTAATGTGGCTGtgtctcaataaaactttatttgcataCACTGAAGTTTATCTTTCATATCATTGTCatatgttatgaaataatattCCTTTACATTTGTTTCCCAACCATTTACAATTGTAAAAGCCATTCTGTACAGAAACAGATAGTGGGATAGATTTGACCCATGGGCCATGGTTCATCAACCTTGCTCTATAACACACTTAGCACTTGAGGTTACATTTCTAATGTTAGAATGTTTTATGCCTTCTTATTTATGTGGAAATTCTTTCAACAGAATTTTCTGAATGGATAGTCAAGAATTTCTGTCCTAGGAGTTTTCTCCCTGTATTGTTTGTTTAGGGATTTACAACATTGCAGAATTGGACGTTATGTTCTTATTGACATACATGTTTGATGATTTAGTTTGTGTGTCTTATTTAGTTTGTATGTCTTATTGACATACCTTGATGATTTAGTTTGAGGCTTCagagttttataatataaatttatccaTAACCTtatcatttgactttttaaattttttatttctaaatattatggggttacaaatgtttctGGCTAtgtggattgcttttataatgcttgagtcaggggtataagtgtatccatcacctagatagtgttcattatacctgttaggtaggttttcagcCATCCCCTCTTTTTTATCCCCTCTTTCTGCCTCCCCTGCTGCTTGATTTcccctgagttttacttccctgtgtgcacatatgtgctcatcggttagttctaatttaataacaaatacatatggtgattgtttttccattctttagatacttaggataatgatctccagttccatccaaattgttgcagaAGGCATTTTTTGTGgcagagtagtattccatgacatAGACACACCATAGACACACATTCCATGACATAGATAAACCACTCATGAATCAATGGcacttgtgttgattccacatctttgcaattgtgaattgtgctgcagtaaacattcaagtgcaggtatctttttgataaaatgatttcttttcctttgggtaatacctagtggtgggattgctggatcaaatggtaggtctgctttgaggaatctccatactgtttcccatagaggtttcatttgacttcattttgtttcctttcccaaTGATCCCATGGAACAGATGACTGGTAGACAGATAGAAGGAGATGATGATCAAATGGTCATTCTCAAACTCTTATCACTTGAGCGCCTAAGGGTATTTAACCGGTGACCACTTCtaagttttgctttgttttgtttttagcaaaaaaagatattttaattaaacaataCTTGACTGAGCATGTTTCTTTTTGCAAGGCCATATTAGGCATTCTGGGGAAATGGATAGACGTGgagctttttcttccttaaaattacTCTAATGGTTAAAGTTTAAGACAGTCAACATCAAATGCTGGGATCCCTCTATTTTAAGGACAAATATGAGAAACATGCAAAAAGTGTTGTCAGGCCCAGCAGAAGGGATGCCAGTATATATTCTTCCTGGATAATACGAAGGTGCTTTTTAATTAGAAGTGGTGATTTGGCTGGAGCTTGATGGATTGTAGGATTTGAGATGAGTTGGAGAGGAGACAAGTGAGATAGTAGAAAGGCTGAGGGAAATGCACAGAGTTGGTAGAATCCAGGGTGTATTCTGGGACTGGAGGCTTCGTCTAAAAAGATACTATATATATgcaatgggaaaaaatagaaatggtgTTGTGTGGGGCTTTAAATAGGATTGACCCTTCTGTGTATAATGGGAAACTGCCAAGGATTCTAACCTGAAGGTGCCTGGATCTAATCTAGTGGTAGTGTGAATGGCAGAGAAATGCAGATTTAGGAAAGGGCGGTCAGGTGAGAGGTGGTTGAAGTCATGGAATCTGTCCTCTCAGTATCATAAACTTAGGGAAGAGTAATGTCTGTTGTGTTTACCGCTTTACCCACATTGCCTGGCATGTGCAGAAAAATAACTTattgaaaatgaattatttcagagACAGATAATGAAGGCCTGAACTGCAGTAACGTGGGGGAGAAGGAGACTGGACACTAGAGGTATATCCAAGATGTTTGAGTCTCCAGAATACTAAGTGGGTAACCAGGTGGTGCTATTAATTAAAATGAGTATGGGCAAttctctagtgattttttttttttttttttttttttgtgacagaccCATACAGGGTTAGTCCAGGAGGCATTTGGAATAGAATGAGGAGTGGAGGTCAAAAGAAGCAGTTAGTACTAGAAATGCAGATttggagttcatttttttttggagacaaagtcttgctctgtagccccaggtagagtacagtggtgtcatcatagctcactgcaaacaaactcctgggctcaaacgatcctcttgctccagccttctgagtagctgggattacaggcacttgccacgatgcctggctaatttctctatttttagtagacatggtctcctgagctccagttatcctcctgcttcggcctccccagagtgctaggattacagatgtgagccattgtgcctggccaagTTCATCTATTTTGAGCTAGTGATAAGAGTGGATAATATCCACTAGAAAGAGTGTGTTTGAAGGCTTAAACTTTTGGGGAAAACAAACATTTGGGAGATAGAAGATTAAGAGGCAGCAAAAAGCCAAGAGAAACAGCCAGAAACCGGAGAGAATCAGGAGGCTGTATTGTCAAGGAAACCAAGGAGCTGGTAGAAAGCACTGAGAGCTGTGGAGAGAGAACAGGGAGTAAGAGCCAGGACTGATCATTTATGGGTTGCTGATGACTTCCGTAGATTCGCTCCAGTCACCTGGTTGTGGAAACCAGATAATAACGAGTTGAGTTGTGGTTGAAAGGTATTGAAGTGGAAGAAGTAAATGTGggttattttgagaaattctgtGGCAAAATTGGGGTGATGGGGCAATTCTCTTGCTTTATAGGATAGGATGTTAGAAGAGTAAGAAACAGAGCCAATGCAAGGGCCTAGAAATGTAGGTATGCGAATCTGAATTAGGCACTACCATGTGGATACTAAAGCATTTGAGAGATTTGAAACACCTAGGGTTTGCAGGCTGGCATTCTTTTCTGACTCACGAGAATGGTACGTAGTGCACCTTTTCAGATTATCTGTGTTAAAGGGCCGGCTACAAATTTTTTAATCTCCATTATTGTGGACTGATACTTTGCTAAatgtaatgaaaaacaaattactGGGAAAATAATCATTGTCTTGGGATATTGTGGCAATGTCACATTACTGTGAAAGTTTCTAAACACTTGCTTTCAGTTTCTGTGTCTCATTTGTGCATGTTATCAGGCTGCAGGTCTTGGCTTTCAGCATCGCTGACATAGTGGGTAAGGGAGCAGGAGATTCGGGTATTTTGCACAAGTGGGTCGTCTGACTTCATGGGTAAGTTGGTAATTCTAGGTTAGGGTCACCAGTAGTAGTTGCATTCCAACTGTAGGAAAATAGGGACTATACTTTTATAAACTCTAAGTATTGTAAAGGAGTCAGTATACTTGAATAAGAtgttttgcctttttcctttctgttaatACTTACAGATTATTTGAGGCAAAGGAAAATTGTTTACATATGTAACTGCTTAAAATATGAGAAGTATTACCAATCAATTCTAAAGATATTATTTTCAgcaatatgaaaaatgttaatgaatGCTATCTTGTGTTAAGACACTATGAATATTATGAATGTTAAGTGAAAGTCTAATTTCATTTTGCTCTTATGATAACTATAAAAGCTGTGCATGCATATTTTGTCATGACATTTTTGGTTTTAAGTGACAGAAATGCAGCTCAAACCAGCTTCAGCACAAAGTGTGCATTTATTGGTTTATGAAGAAGTAAGCATTGGGTGGGGTCTAGTTGGCTTTTGGTAAATCCTAAGACAAGACCCCTTCTCAAGAAATTGGCTAAATTTGGAGAGGGAGGTGATTAAGTCCCTTTGTGTAAGAAACCTTGTGTCAGAGCCCATGGCCAGAAAAGGTTAGAATAACTGGACCCAGCTCTCAAAGCTGCTCAGAGGTGCAGCACTGGTTTCAACCTAGGTGCCCCATGCTTAACCATTCATTACACAGTCTCTGCCTCTCCACCCTACACAGTGGAGAGTGTAGAAAGCCTTCCAAACCAATAGGGTTTCTAAAAAGCAAGATGCCATTTAAACTTGACATTTTAGTATAAATCTTTTGCTTTCAGATTGCAAAGGATCTAAATTGAAGAATTAGATTCATGCTAATTAGCATTCAGCtgctatttataattttgtttctgcATCTCATTTTCAAAAGggattaattaattttcattcattctcctTACTTTGGGCAATATGAACAAAATGAATCGTTCCATTATTAAAATTGATAGCACCAAGTAACAAAATAGTGGAAATAGCTGTGTCTTCATAATTAGGGATTAAACATTTATGGTTAGTCTTTTTTTGGACAATGCTATCCATTTCTTTAGGGTGTACATGTTTAACTCCTTTGTAGCCGAACTTCAGAGCTCTGAGCTCTTTTGTTCCAGGTTGGATTCTATTATAAAATGGTCTGGAGAGGTCTTTCTATAGTTTcttgagttttctgtttttttaaaaatatatttttattttttaactattgcCTGAAACATGTAAATTAAACAAAAGTAGGTCACAGAAATAATTTGACGTGGAGAATTTTTGTGTATTGACATTTGTTTTAGTCCTTTTAATGTTGGCTCTAACAGAATAACctaggctgggtaatttataaaaaaaataggtttatttagctcatggttctgcaggctgggaattataagaaagaaacatggTGCTGGTGCCTGCTTAGCTTCTGTTGAGGTCTTTTCATGCCATGTCATCACATAGTGGAGAAGGTCAAAGAGGAAGCGGACACATTTGAAAGGCAAAACCCGAGGGGGCATCCTGGCTTTTGATAACAACCCCCTATCTTGGGAACATTCCCATGGGAACTAATCCAGTCTCTGGAGAGCTAGAACTCATGCACTACCATGGCTCCAAGCTATTCATGAGGAATATGCCCCtataacccaaacacctcccactaggacCCACATCCTAATACTACCACgttggggatcagatttcaacatgagttttggtgggcaCAAACCCCAACCATAGCACATTTTAACCATGGACTTGACCTGGACTGTACTTGGAGGGCAGTTGTCATGTGAGAATGTATAATGTTCCCTTACTCCCTGAAAAGGAGTACATAGACTTTGAATATGTCCAAAATATGTTTAATAcacaaaattcaaattaaaaacagcACAAAATCTTTTTATTCTGGGTCTAAAGAAGCCCAGGTTTTATTCTCATTTGCTACAACAGATTTCCTTCAAATAAAATGCATTGGCAAAGTGACAGGTGAGTGGCCCAATGTCTGGCTGGGAAATATATCTCCAAACTTAATGTTAAAATGTGGATGTAAATTGGATTACAACTGGTTTGCCATTGATAAAAAGATATACAACAATTATAACTTCTTTATATGGCAGTTTCTACTCGGTATCTAATCTCTTTATTATCTCAAGTGGAAGTCcaaacaaatttcatttttgtagtaaaaagtctttatttccaaAATGATTGGTTAGCCAGAAAAACTATAAACCACCTAACACAAGACTTTGGTAAGAAAGAGATTTGACATTTCTTAGAAATTCCCCGttgcaaacagaaaaataacatttctgcAACAAGAATTGTTACTCATTCTCAGCCATTAACCAGTAACCTGGTTTTAAGTCTTCAAAATTAGGATTAGAAATGTACCCAGCAGGGATCAAGTAAGAATATGAGATACTAGGGTGGCTTGTTCCTGGACATAGGACTCACTGTATAGGGAACTTTGATTTTCATGGGATGAGTATAAATATGCACCTAGATACCTTAGAACAATGTTGAAAAAGTAGGCAGATTCTAtatcaggacttttttttttttgtccaagtagaaaattaaacttataatttctttatattatgcTCCTTTGGGGATGAAGCAGTTCACTTAAGGATTGAAAATACAATGttggaaacaactcagatgtAGCTCAGAGATTTGGTAATAATGTCCCCTTCAGAATGGGGGAGCAAAAGCCATATCTTTTACTGAAAATGATTGAGGTGGACAATTGTAAAAAGACCCAAGCTTCTGAACATTTAATTagcttaaaaacacaaaagacagACCCAGTGACTTTTTATTGAACAGTCTATCTTGtgttaaagaaaatacatattcagGGCTATAGTATATATATGTCGTGTTTGGAAATATCCTGATGTGTTTAATACAAATACTTAAAGTAGTGTAATCAAAGCATTGTATGCATCTCATCCATGGTACATATTTGGATTAAGCAGTAATAATGAAGGCctgcaagagaa
It includes:
- the RRAS2 gene encoding ras-related protein R-Ras2 isoform X2; the encoded protein is MREQYMRTGEGFLLVFSVTDRGSFEEIYKFQRQILRVKDRDEFPMILIGNKADLDHQRQVTQEEGQQLARQLKVTYMEASAKIRMNVDQAFHELVRVIRKFQEQECPPSPEPTRKEKDKKGCHCVIF